In Symmachiella dynata, the following are encoded in one genomic region:
- a CDS encoding DUF6790 family protein → MDQLIGFVLGNFTLTFLVIGLICSLIVLAIQPKPLKSPVVNEAFFSYFLLFSIGVSFIYNFVMHVFFADMAAAFIGWKNSPFQYEVGFASLGFGIVGLLAFRQKLGFRTAAVLGPTCFLWGAAGGHVYQMVTAHNFAPGNAGIMFWSDVFLPIIGLLLLFNQYRYETRAGGSLSATQ, encoded by the coding sequence ATGGACCAGTTGATCGGATTCGTCCTGGGGAATTTTACGCTGACCTTTCTGGTCATCGGTTTGATCTGTTCGCTGATTGTGCTGGCAATCCAGCCCAAGCCGCTCAAGAGCCCGGTCGTCAACGAGGCGTTTTTCTCCTACTTTTTGCTATTCAGCATTGGTGTCAGTTTTATCTACAACTTTGTGATGCACGTCTTTTTTGCGGACATGGCGGCTGCGTTCATCGGCTGGAAGAACAGCCCGTTTCAGTATGAAGTCGGATTTGCCAGCCTGGGATTTGGAATCGTGGGACTACTGGCGTTTCGACAGAAACTCGGTTTCCGGACTGCGGCAGTCTTGGGACCGACCTGTTTTCTGTGGGGCGCTGCCGGCGGACACGTTTACCAAATGGTCACGGCGCACAATTTCGCACCGGGAAACGCAGGGATCATGTTCTGGTCGGACGTTTTCCTGCCGATCATCGGCTTGCTGCTGCTGTTCAACCAATACCGGTATGAGACGCGCGCAGGGGGATCATTATCCGCTACGCAATGA
- a CDS encoding SOS response-associated peptidase gives MCHRFQAKLRLKALVEEFALTQQETLPFPTGDRFPGSDVVAIHLDPDRERQVKLLNWGLLPRWWKPSAKFHSPQSFQRMTFNSRSETIHEKPSFRDAFKQRRALIPVTAFYEGGHFFGLKDHELFALAGLWESWQLGEDKLETCTVVTTAANPLVEQYHPRKRMPVILSGEESYARWLDPDVKDRGRLEDLFIPFEEQLMTCVAESDTVA, from the coding sequence ATGTGCCATCGATTCCAAGCCAAACTGCGATTAAAAGCTCTTGTGGAGGAGTTTGCCCTCACACAACAGGAGACCTTGCCGTTCCCAACGGGAGATCGCTTTCCGGGAAGCGATGTGGTGGCGATCCATTTGGATCCTGACCGGGAACGCCAGGTAAAACTCCTCAACTGGGGACTGCTGCCGCGCTGGTGGAAGCCCTCTGCTAAGTTTCACTCTCCGCAATCATTTCAACGCATGACGTTCAATAGTCGCAGTGAAACGATTCATGAGAAGCCCTCTTTTCGCGATGCGTTTAAGCAGCGGCGGGCTTTGATTCCGGTGACTGCTTTTTATGAAGGCGGACACTTCTTCGGCCTCAAAGATCATGAGTTGTTTGCCCTGGCGGGTCTGTGGGAATCTTGGCAACTCGGCGAAGACAAACTGGAAACCTGCACCGTGGTCACCACAGCAGCGAATCCGCTGGTCGAACAGTACCATCCGCGCAAACGAATGCCGGTGATACTCTCGGGAGAGGAATCCTACGCCCGCTGGCTCGATCCTGATGTGAAAGATCGCGGCCGGTTGGAGGATTTGTTTATCCCCTTCGAGGAACAACTGATGACGTGCGTCGCCGAGTCAGATACCGTCGCCTAA